One genomic window of Roseobacter ponti includes the following:
- a CDS encoding PQQ-like beta-propeller repeat protein: protein MVHEGMRAKLWNTGAANAPRAGLAALVACVFLAGCGGDDVILPGIREDIRAPEETLAPEVTENTTRAISLPAQQANAQWPQSAGTPAFRTAHPALGAAPTRIWTANIGKGDSRRQRITAAPVVAQGIIFTLDAEAQVTATSLSGQQVWQKDLLPARENSGDATGGGLAWNNGKLFVSLGYGALVAVDAANGDVLWRQRLEGTGSGTPTAIGGLVYVTAGDDQGWAISDDDGRVVWQLQASPDVNNVLGAPAPAVSDDLAIFGFGSGEIQAVFRRGGLRRWDASVLGERFGRSASNVGDVTAAPVISGNRVYVGNQSGRLVALNLGSGERIWTAREGAVGSVVPAGDSVFALSDLGELLRIDASTGARIWGAQLATFVKDRPRRKAEIVAHHGPLLAGGRIHVASNDGFLRSFDPASGTLTGTVEIPDGATSAPVVAGGVLYVVSTDGQLHAFR from the coding sequence GTGGTACACGAGGGCATGAGGGCAAAGCTGTGGAATACGGGCGCTGCGAATGCGCCCCGTGCAGGTCTGGCAGCGCTGGTTGCCTGTGTCTTTCTCGCCGGTTGTGGCGGTGATGACGTCATTCTGCCGGGTATCCGTGAAGATATCCGTGCGCCCGAAGAGACGCTGGCGCCGGAAGTAACCGAAAACACCACCCGTGCGATTTCACTGCCCGCCCAGCAGGCAAATGCGCAGTGGCCCCAGTCTGCCGGTACCCCTGCATTCCGTACGGCACACCCTGCTTTGGGTGCTGCGCCGACGCGGATCTGGACCGCCAACATCGGCAAAGGCGACAGCCGGCGCCAGCGTATCACGGCCGCGCCGGTTGTGGCGCAGGGCATTATTTTCACTCTCGACGCCGAAGCGCAGGTGACGGCCACGTCACTTTCCGGCCAGCAGGTCTGGCAGAAAGATCTCCTGCCGGCGCGCGAAAACAGCGGCGACGCCACCGGGGGCGGGCTTGCCTGGAACAACGGGAAACTCTTCGTCTCGCTGGGATACGGTGCGCTTGTCGCGGTTGATGCAGCCAATGGTGATGTGCTGTGGCGCCAGCGTCTTGAGGGCACCGGTTCCGGCACACCAACGGCCATCGGCGGACTGGTTTATGTCACCGCCGGTGACGATCAGGGCTGGGCGATTTCGGATGATGACGGGCGGGTCGTCTGGCAGCTTCAGGCCTCGCCGGATGTTAACAACGTGCTCGGCGCGCCCGCACCGGCGGTTTCCGATGATCTTGCGATCTTTGGCTTCGGATCGGGCGAGATCCAGGCAGTCTTTCGCCGTGGCGGTCTGCGCCGCTGGGACGCCTCTGTGCTCGGCGAACGTTTCGGCCGCTCCGCCAGCAACGTCGGCGATGTGACGGCTGCACCTGTGATATCGGGCAACCGGGTTTATGTCGGCAACCAGTCGGGGCGTCTTGTGGCGCTGAACCTCGGCTCGGGTGAGCGGATATGGACAGCGCGTGAAGGGGCCGTTGGCTCCGTTGTGCCGGCCGGCGACAGCGTCTTCGCGCTTTCGGATCTGGGTGAGCTTTTGCGGATCGATGCCTCCACAGGGGCCCGCATCTGGGGCGCGCAGCTTGCAACTTTCGTTAAAGACCGGCCACGTCGTAAGGCAGAGATCGTGGCGCACCACGGGCCGCTTCTGGCGGGCGGGCGCATCCATGTGGCCTCAAATGATGGTTTTCTGCGGTCTTTTGATCCCGCGAGCGGGACGCTGACCGGGACGGTGGAAATCCCGGACGGGGCGACATCGGCACCTGTGGTTGCGGGCGGTGTTCTGTACGTTGTCTCCACAGACGGGCAATTACACGCTTTCCGTTGA
- a CDS encoding efflux RND transporter periplasmic adaptor subunit, with protein MRLFPLIAAVCVGFALYLYIFQRDAVDAYLAENETGETSAGTDTADAAEVPGSGLVKVVVRRSEARQIDTAVILRGQTEAAREVDVKSETSARVISEPLRKGARVEEGEALCRLDEGNRGTALAQSKAQLDEARARVPEAQARVEQARAQLDEARINQNASARLSEGGFASTTRVAGADAAVASALASVESARAGLQAAQSGIQSAQAAVASAETEIDRLVIRAPFSGLLEKDTAELGSLLQPGALCSTIIQLDPIKLVAFVPETEVSRIRVGAQAAARLVTGAGSAGTAPLTGQVTFLSRSADEQTRTFLVEIEVPNADLAIRDGQTAEILISADGARAHLLPQSALTLNDEGVLGLRTIDADALVEFHPVEIMRDTPEGVWLTGLDDTADVIVLGQEYVIAGVTVAPTWQELSQ; from the coding sequence ATGCGTCTGTTTCCACTGATTGCTGCGGTCTGCGTGGGCTTTGCGCTTTATCTTTATATCTTTCAGCGCGATGCGGTCGATGCCTACCTTGCGGAAAACGAAACAGGCGAAACATCCGCAGGCACGGACACCGCGGATGCAGCCGAGGTGCCGGGCAGCGGGCTTGTCAAAGTGGTCGTGCGCCGCTCGGAAGCGCGTCAGATCGATACCGCCGTGATCCTGCGCGGACAGACCGAAGCCGCCCGCGAGGTGGATGTGAAATCAGAAACTTCGGCCCGGGTCATCTCTGAGCCCCTGCGCAAGGGCGCGCGCGTCGAAGAAGGCGAAGCGCTCTGCCGGCTGGATGAGGGCAACCGCGGCACCGCACTCGCACAATCCAAAGCACAGCTCGATGAGGCCCGCGCCCGTGTCCCTGAGGCACAGGCCCGCGTTGAACAGGCGCGCGCACAGCTTGATGAAGCGCGCATCAATCAGAACGCATCGGCCCGGCTGAGCGAAGGCGGTTTTGCCTCGACAACCCGGGTGGCGGGCGCGGATGCTGCTGTGGCCTCCGCGCTGGCGTCCGTCGAATCCGCCCGCGCCGGGCTTCAGGCGGCACAGTCCGGTATCCAGTCGGCGCAGGCCGCAGTGGCCTCCGCTGAGACCGAAATCGATCGTCTTGTAATTCGCGCACCCTTCTCGGGCCTGCTGGAAAAAGACACCGCCGAGCTTGGCAGCCTGCTGCAGCCCGGAGCACTCTGCTCGACCATCATTCAGCTTGATCCGATTAAACTTGTGGCTTTCGTCCCCGAAACCGAAGTCAGCCGCATCAGGGTCGGCGCTCAGGCCGCAGCCCGCCTCGTCACCGGGGCCGGGAGCGCCGGGACAGCCCCCCTGACCGGGCAGGTCACTTTTCTGTCCCGGTCTGCCGACGAACAGACCCGCACCTTTCTGGTGGAGATCGAAGTGCCGAACGCTGATCTCGCGATCCGGGACGGGCAGACTGCGGAGATCCTGATCTCGGCAGATGGCGCAAGAGCTCACCTGCTGCCGCAGTCCGCTCTGACCCTCAACGACGAAGGTGTGCTCGGCCTGCGCACCATCGACGCGGATGCGCTCGTGGAATTTCACCCTGTCGAGATTATGCGCGACACGCCCGAAGGCGTCTGGCTGACCGGGCTCGATGATACGGCGGACGTGATTGTACTGGGTCAGGAATATGTCATCGCCGGCGTCACGGTTGCACCGACCTGGCAGGAGCTGAGCCAGTGA